TGCTCGGAGCGGGCTACCCGCTGAGCGCCGTCACCGAGGCGCTCTGCGCCCGCTGGCAGCCGGGCGTACGCCTCCTCCCCATGTCCGACGACCGCGTCGAGACGCATGTGGCGATCGAGGTCGACGGCGAGCAGCGCGCGGTCCACTTCCAGGAGTACTGGGTGAAGCTGCGCGCCTCCGTCGAGGCGAAGGCGATCGTGCCGGTCGGCGCGGAGGCGGCGAAGCCCGCGCCGGGCGTCCTCGAAGCCATCGCCGAGGCGGACGTCATCCTCTTCCCGCCGTCCAACCCCGTGGTGAGCGTCGGGACGATCCTGGCCGTGCCCGGGATCCGGGAGGCGATCGTCGCGGCCGGGGCGCCCGTCGTGGGCCTCTCCCCCATCGTCGGTGACGCGCCCGTGCGCGGGATGGCCGACAAGGTGCTCGCGGCGGTCGGCGTGGAGTCGACGGCGGCGGCGGTCGCCGGGAACTACGGCTCCGAACTCCTCGGCGGCTGGCTCGTCGACACCGTCGACGCGGGCGCGGTCGCGGACGTCGAGGCGGTGGGCATCCGCTGCCGGGCGGTCCCGCTGATGATGACCGATGTCGAGGCGACGGCCGCGATGGCACGGGCGGCCTTGGCGCTCGCGGAGGAACTGCGGTGGCTGACGCGGTGACTGATGTGACTGTGGGGGCATCCGGGGCTGTAGGGACAGCCGGGGCGGCTCCCTCGTACCGCGTCTGGGCGCTGCCCGGCCTGCCCGAGGTGACGGCCGGGGACGACCTGGCCAAGCTGATCGCCTCCGTCTCGCCGGAACTCGCCGACGGGGACGTCCTCCTCGTCACCTCCAAGATCGTGAGCAAGGCCGAGGGGCGGGTGATCGCCGCCGACGACCGCGAGGAGGCCATCGACGCCGAGACGGTACGGGTGGTGGCGCGGCGCGGCACCCTGCGGATCGTCGAGAACCGGCAGGGGCTCGTCATGGCCGCCGCCGGGGTCGACGCGTCCAACACCCCCTCCGGGACCGTGCTGTTGCTGCCCGAGGACCCCGACGCCTCGGCACGGCGCATCCGTTCGGGCCTGCGTGACGCACTCGGCGTCGACGTGGGCGTCGTCGTCACCGACACCTTCGGGCGGCCCTGGCGCGGCGGACTCACCGACGTGGCGATCGGCGCGGCCGGGGT
This sequence is a window from Streptomyces sp. NBC_00691. Protein-coding genes within it:
- the cofD gene encoding 2-phospho-L-lactate transferase, whose amino-acid sequence is MRIVVLAGGIGGARFLRGLKQAAPDAEITVVGNTGDDIHLFGLKVCPDLDTVMYTLGGGINEEQGWGRTDESFTVKEELAAYGVGPEWFGLGDRDFATHIVRTQMLGAGYPLSAVTEALCARWQPGVRLLPMSDDRVETHVAIEVDGEQRAVHFQEYWVKLRASVEAKAIVPVGAEAAKPAPGVLEAIAEADVILFPPSNPVVSVGTILAVPGIREAIVAAGAPVVGLSPIVGDAPVRGMADKVLAAVGVESTAAAVAGNYGSELLGGWLVDTVDAGAVADVEAVGIRCRAVPLMMTDVEATAAMARAALALAEELRWLTR